In Polynucleobacter arcticus, the following proteins share a genomic window:
- a CDS encoding sulfate ABC transporter substrate-binding protein produces MKKYVHAIVSAGLIAFSSIAVSQTLLNASYDVAREFYKDYNTAFTAQYKKKTGKDVKIDQSHGGSSAQARAVNDGLDADVVTMNTTTDVEFLANNGVVAKDWAKKFPFNASPTTSTILFLTRNGNPKGIKDWDDLVKPGIQVVIVNPKTGGNGRMVYLAAWSYAKKKGMSDAAAAEFVGKLFKNAPVLAKGGRDATTIFLQRNIGDVLLTFESEVLSVDREYGTGKVDAVYPSVSIIAENPVAVVERTVNKKGTGELANAYLNYLYSDEGQEIAAKHALRPRSAAILKKYASTFKPIELVPVSEYFGSLSEAQKVHFNDGGQFDKIYTVK; encoded by the coding sequence ATGAAAAAGTACGTTCACGCCATTGTTTCTGCTGGACTGATAGCGTTTAGCTCGATCGCTGTGTCACAAACCCTGCTCAACGCCTCATATGATGTCGCTCGTGAGTTTTATAAAGATTACAACACGGCCTTTACTGCGCAATACAAAAAAAAGACGGGTAAAGATGTCAAAATTGATCAATCACATGGTGGCTCTAGTGCCCAAGCGCGGGCAGTAAACGACGGCTTAGATGCCGACGTTGTGACCATGAACACCACAACGGATGTTGAATTTTTAGCAAATAACGGGGTCGTAGCCAAAGATTGGGCCAAAAAGTTTCCATTTAATGCCTCCCCTACTACCTCCACCATTCTCTTTCTGACACGTAATGGCAACCCAAAGGGCATTAAAGATTGGGATGACTTGGTCAAGCCGGGCATACAGGTTGTTATTGTGAATCCCAAAACAGGCGGAAATGGCCGCATGGTGTACTTGGCTGCATGGAGTTATGCCAAGAAAAAGGGAATGAGTGATGCTGCGGCAGCTGAATTTGTGGGTAAGTTGTTTAAAAATGCCCCGGTGCTGGCTAAAGGTGGGCGAGATGCAACTACTATCTTCTTACAACGTAACATTGGCGATGTACTGTTAACCTTTGAATCCGAAGTTTTGTCAGTTGATCGCGAATACGGTACAGGCAAGGTTGATGCCGTTTACCCATCCGTCAGCATCATTGCAGAAAACCCCGTTGCAGTAGTTGAACGTACTGTCAATAAAAAGGGTACTGGCGAGCTAGCAAATGCGTACCTCAACTATCTCTACTCAGATGAAGGCCAGGAAATTGCAGCAAAACATGCATTGCGTCCGCGCTCAGCTGCAATACTTAAAAAATACGCCTCTACTTTTAAGCCTATTGAACTTGTACCTGTAAGCGAATATTTTGGCTCCCTTAGCGAGGCGCAAAAAGTTCACTTTAACGATGGCGGTCAGTTCGATAAGATTTACACCGTAAAGTAA
- the cysT gene encoding sulfate ABC transporter permease subunit CysT, whose translation MRTLIQPRGPKAARVLPGFNITLGFTLVYLSLIVLIPLSALIFKTFALSWPQFWEAISSPRVVASYRLTFGASLIAALINVVFGLLIAWILVRYDFVGKKIVDALVDLPFALPTAVAGISLTAILAGNGWIGQYLEPLGIKLAFNPNGIVIALIFIGLPFVVRTVQPVLEVAEKELEEAASSLGATRIQTFFRVILPIIAPALLTGFAMAFARAIGEYGSVIFIAGNMPMVSEITSLIIIGKLEQYDYAGATAVALVMLVISFILLLIINALQAYQRRHAGTQS comes from the coding sequence ATGCGTACTTTAATTCAGCCGCGCGGCCCAAAAGCTGCGCGGGTTCTCCCGGGCTTTAATATAACGCTCGGTTTTACGCTGGTCTATTTAAGCTTGATTGTGCTAATTCCACTATCGGCTTTGATTTTCAAAACATTTGCGCTTAGCTGGCCACAGTTTTGGGAGGCCATTAGCAGCCCCCGAGTGGTGGCTTCATACCGACTCACTTTTGGCGCATCCCTGATTGCTGCTCTGATCAATGTTGTCTTTGGGCTGCTGATTGCTTGGATATTGGTGCGCTATGACTTCGTTGGGAAAAAAATTGTTGATGCTTTAGTAGATCTTCCCTTCGCCTTACCAACTGCAGTAGCAGGCATATCACTCACTGCTATCTTGGCTGGTAATGGTTGGATTGGGCAATACTTAGAGCCTTTAGGAATAAAGCTTGCCTTTAATCCAAACGGCATTGTCATTGCACTGATATTCATTGGCCTGCCCTTTGTGGTCCGAACAGTACAGCCTGTGCTGGAAGTCGCCGAGAAAGAACTAGAGGAGGCAGCCTCCAGCCTTGGTGCCACTCGTATTCAAACATTTTTTCGGGTTATTCTGCCGATCATAGCGCCAGCATTACTGACTGGATTTGCTATGGCCTTTGCACGCGCCATTGGTGAGTACGGGTCAGTCATCTTTATTGCTGGAAATATGCCTATGGTTTCAGAGATCACATCACTCATCATCATTGGCAAATTAGAGCAATATGACTATGCAGGTGCCACCGCCGTCGCACTTGTGATGCTAGTCATTTCGTTTATTTTGCTACTCATCATCAATGCACTACAGGCCTATCAGCGGCGACATGCAGGAACCCAATCATGA